A stretch of Clostridia bacterium DNA encodes these proteins:
- a CDS encoding MFS transporter produces MEKDTYKNKLLLILGFMAFLANGDNYAAAPLIINIAKDLDLTVSTAAISVTAYMLSFGLFTLLFGPLSDRFGKVKIINIAAIGTAIFSMLGSLAFNLPSLIFFRAMNGAFGAGIFPVTMALVGQSFDDKNRHKALGKVMGLMFLGGATATAIGGALAYLGSWRLVYLIYGIGEFILAFVMFKSLKRDKAVVNELNFIKAYKEPLTNPRFMRLVITIFFVGFSVFGSFTYSGQLLQEITGYNLMIVGLILSLFGIGTVVGGRIAPKLKIVLKHGFLVSAGVIGAISLFALSAYNNIYILGLSLFGFGIAFIFLQSTLISTAQEKLPKMRGTAMSLASFNMFVGGAIGTSFNGIIMETYGTSQIFHNTSYVILTVGILAAFFVSRFEMRKKQGILQHNE; encoded by the coding sequence CTTAACTGTTTCGACCGCTGCAATATCTGTTACAGCGTATATGTTATCTTTTGGACTGTTCACTTTATTATTTGGGCCGCTCTCAGACCGTTTTGGTAAAGTGAAAATTATTAACATCGCTGCTATTGGAACTGCAATCTTTAGTATGTTAGGTTCACTTGCTTTTAATTTACCGTCACTCATTTTTTTTCGCGCAATGAATGGTGCATTTGGCGCAGGTATCTTCCCTGTTACCATGGCACTAGTAGGACAAAGCTTTGATGATAAGAACCGGCACAAAGCACTGGGTAAGGTTATGGGACTCATGTTTCTGGGGGGTGCAACGGCCACTGCGATTGGCGGCGCTTTAGCGTATTTGGGTTCTTGGAGATTAGTATATCTGATTTACGGAATTGGTGAATTCATACTTGCCTTTGTTATGTTTAAATCCCTGAAGAGAGATAAAGCTGTTGTGAATGAACTTAACTTTATTAAAGCGTATAAAGAACCCCTTACAAATCCTCGCTTTATGAGACTTGTCATCACCATATTCTTTGTGGGATTTAGTGTATTTGGAAGTTTCACATACTCTGGGCAGTTATTGCAGGAGATTACAGGTTACAACCTGATGATAGTTGGTTTAATACTATCCTTGTTCGGTATAGGAACTGTAGTTGGTGGCCGTATTGCACCTAAGCTTAAGATTGTTTTAAAACATGGATTTTTGGTTTCGGCAGGTGTTATTGGAGCAATATCACTTTTTGCACTTTCTGCATATAACAACATTTATATTTTGGGACTTAGTTTATTTGGCTTCGGTATTGCCTTTATATTTCTTCAATCTACACTCATATCAACGGCTCAAGAAAAGCTACCAAAAATGCGTGGAACGGCAATGTCCTTAGCCTCCTTTAACATGTTTGTCGGAGGTGCTATCGGAACAAGCTTTAATGGTATCATAATGGAAACGTATGGCACATCTCAAATCTTTCACAATACTTCCTATGTAATATTAACGGTTGGTATTCTTGCAGCATTCTTTGTTTCACGATTCGAAATGCGTAAAAAGCAAGGGATATTACAACATAACGAATGA
- a CDS encoding permease, whose amino-acid sequence MTLTLYIATIILLLVSFTKNKMKTKKALKKAWKAFENILPEFLAIILLVGLLLAIINPELISKIIGPSSGWLGVIIAAIVGAITLIPGFIAFPTAALLLEGGAGYMQIGAFISTLMMVGIVTIPVEVKYFGKKLTIQRNILAFIFSFIVAIVISLVVTSL is encoded by the coding sequence ATGACACTTACTTTGTATATTGCTACGATTATCTTACTGCTAGTTTCTTTTACTAAAAATAAGATGAAAACGAAAAAAGCATTGAAGAAAGCATGGAAGGCTTTTGAAAATATTCTTCCGGAATTCTTAGCGATTATCCTATTAGTGGGTTTACTACTTGCGATAATTAATCCAGAACTCATTTCCAAAATAATCGGACCATCTTCCGGCTGGTTGGGGGTTATCATAGCGGCTATCGTTGGTGCCATAACGCTGATTCCGGGCTTTATTGCCTTTCCTACTGCAGCTCTATTATTAGAAGGTGGCGCTGGCTATATGCAGATCGGTGCCTTTATATCAACTCTTATGATGGTTGGTATTGTGACAATCCCTGTTGAGGTCAAATATTTTGGAAAGAAATTAACCATACAGAGAAATATCCTAGCCTTTATTTTTTCATTTATTGTTGCCATAGTAATTAGTCTGGTGGTGACTTCACTATGA
- a CDS encoding permease, whose translation MIKVIKRYRLFLLLLGATLILTLINRPFGTKALSVTAYSFKEMILVIPPIFILLGLLDIWVPRETMVKYMGDKSGARGVILAFIIGSAAAGPLYGAFPVAAVFMKKGVKFSNILIFIGAWSTTKIPMFLFEVNSLGLTFALTRLLINIPGILMIAWILSSMTTKETLETIYRNANKF comes from the coding sequence ATGATTAAAGTAATAAAAAGATATAGACTCTTCTTACTTCTACTAGGGGCCACTCTCATTTTAACGCTCATAAATCGCCCTTTTGGTACCAAGGCATTAAGTGTTACCGCTTATTCTTTCAAAGAAATGATTTTGGTTATCCCACCAATTTTTATTCTTTTGGGTCTACTAGATATATGGGTGCCCAGGGAAACTATGGTGAAGTACATGGGCGACAAGTCTGGGGCCAGAGGAGTTATATTAGCATTTATTATAGGCTCTGCTGCTGCAGGACCACTTTATGGTGCTTTCCCCGTAGCTGCTGTTTTCATGAAAAAGGGTGTAAAGTTTAGCAATATTCTAATATTTATAGGAGCCTGGTCAACGACTAAGATACCGATGTTTCTTTTTGAAGTCAACTCTCTTGGTTTAACGTTTGCTCTAACTCGATTACTCATTAATATACCTGGCATACTAATGATTGCCTGGATACTATCTAGTATGACAACGAAAGAAACGCTTGAAACTATTTATCGTAATGCAAATAAATTTTGA
- a CDS encoding nicotinamide mononucleotide transporter codes for MNKIKLKLYYFSKGELILWFGSVFVIAVSYCLFDRNNHVTLLASLIGVTSLIFNAKGNPIGQFLMVIFSLLYGIISFKFSYYGEMITYLGMTMPMAVFSLISWLKNPYNGNRAEVEVNHLSQREWAFLGVLTIFVTLGFYYILEYFHTSYIIPSTISVTTSFIAVYLTFRRSPYYAIGYASNDIVLIVLWVLATIQELSYLSVAVCFVAFLVNDIYGFINWSKIGKRQAKTLDKQEECMGM; via the coding sequence ATGAATAAGATTAAATTAAAATTGTATTATTTTTCGAAAGGAGAATTAATTCTGTGGTTTGGATCCGTTTTTGTGATTGCTGTATCCTATTGCCTTTTTGATCGAAACAACCATGTAACACTATTGGCTTCTTTGATTGGTGTTACCTCTTTGATCTTTAATGCGAAAGGGAATCCGATTGGTCAATTTCTCATGGTTATATTCAGTTTGCTTTACGGAATTATATCGTTCAAATTTTCCTATTATGGAGAAATGATTACCTATCTAGGAATGACCATGCCGATGGCAGTGTTCTCCCTGATTTCTTGGTTGAAGAACCCCTACAATGGAAATAGGGCAGAAGTGGAAGTTAATCACTTATCCCAAAGAGAATGGGCTTTTCTAGGGGTTCTTACCATATTTGTTACCCTAGGATTCTATTATATTTTGGAATACTTTCATACGTCATACATTATTCCAAGTACCATATCTGTAACAACGAGTTTTATCGCAGTATATCTTACTTTCAGAAGAAGTCCCTACTATGCTATTGGATATGCTTCCAATGACATTGTGCTTATTGTTTTATGGGTTTTGGCAACGATTCAAGAACTTTCATACCTGTCTGTTGCGGTATGCTTTGTGGCTTTCCTTGTGAATGATATCTATGGATTTATCAATTGGAGCAAGATAGGAAAACGGCAAGCTAAAACTTTAGATAAACAGGAAGAGTGTATGGGTATGTAA
- a CDS encoding transposase — MNPYETKRHHDDKRARRDFTDEFKNQVVQLYLNGKSKSSIIKEYDLSPFSLNRWVNKHQFFGSFKEKDNRSKAENELLELKKENKSSRWKMIF; from the coding sequence ATGAATCCCTATGAAACGAAAAGACATCACGATGACAAAAGAGCACGCAGAGATTTCACCGATGAATTCAAAAACCAAGTAGTTCAACTGTATTTGAACGGAAAATCAAAGTCATCAATTATTAAAGAATATGATTTAAGCCCATTTTCCCTAAACCGTTGGGTCAATAAGCATCAATTTTTTGGCTCATTCAAGGAAAAAGATAATCGCAGTAAGGCTGAAAACGAGCTCCTTGAGTTAAAAAAAGAGAATAAAAGCTCTAGATGGAAAATGATATTTTAA
- a CDS encoding EAL domain-containing protein, which translates to MLSTFMVSLIFFAVCIIVQTVGIFTFQSNHKAPANRLFLALSIAIIIWSSGMALSTIASDAARSEIFRRFSAIGWSTFYAILLHFILTITGKTSLYKKRCLYLCLYLPAFLCLLAFVIPNGFNPYPYNLQQTNYGWINVAQHNVWDWMFYAYYIGFTLIGLLTLYRWNRKATDSIIKKKSSIILLSLVSALLLGTITDVVLSSQFHELPQMAPVIMLIPLLTIYHELQRNRFNITEVIDHRMSYISLFISILAYIVLSALQIFLLDKNIVIDSKFINATAIRGLAVQIQLLISIYLVLKENKLGYITSVSMNSINLIIAVAIMIKYNSGISLPGIISNVGVLVVITLLKNYKDKIATYIKKINTQVVKEKFYSRIFNQAPVGIAIMNGKYHMKNEEFEDISINPMYTKILGRTKEELQNVTWRDITHPDDLDADLAYYKQLKTDEIAQHPREKRYIKPDGSIIWASMSLSQFASLGENVDSHICIISDITERKRIENNLKYNNEHDLLTGLYNRVVLEKTLNEDAIISSPNKRALVCLNLSNMHTLNFRYGFRYSQTILKRITDSLRAFCNENYILFTPSEYSFIFYVKDYGVKKELDNFCEKVSEILRSYLYAHGIGTGIGILRIDQSNVPDTDTLLKKLMNTSEIAAKNSNSTNIIFYSPELDAQIVRENDIGQEITEIVSGTKTDRLYLQFQPIFDIASNRVTEFEALARLNSEKYGLVPPLEFILIAEKMNLIVPLGEKITLLALHFLDKLKENGHNTISVTINISMIQILDNDFADRLLQMVKGMHLNPERIGIELTESIFATNRAEINSVINLLRAAGLKILMDDFGTGYSSFSRARELNIDYLKVDKSFIDKLLVLKPEEAITGDIISMAHKLNDIVIAEGVEYEKQFSYLRDHGCDKIQGYLISKPLDQDVALDFLEKDWSVFEVH; encoded by the coding sequence ATGCTTAGTACTTTTATGGTTTCACTAATATTCTTTGCTGTGTGTATTATTGTCCAGACTGTTGGGATATTTACATTTCAAAGCAATCATAAAGCACCAGCCAACAGATTGTTTTTGGCCCTTTCAATCGCGATTATTATTTGGTCGTCTGGCATGGCGTTATCAACCATTGCATCTGATGCAGCAAGGTCAGAAATTTTCCGGCGTTTTTCCGCGATTGGTTGGAGCACATTTTATGCAATCTTGCTTCATTTTATCTTGACGATAACGGGTAAAACTTCTTTGTATAAAAAGAGATGCCTATATTTATGTCTATATTTACCTGCTTTCTTATGTTTGCTAGCTTTTGTTATCCCCAATGGATTCAACCCGTACCCATATAATCTCCAGCAAACAAATTATGGCTGGATAAATGTAGCGCAACATAATGTTTGGGACTGGATGTTTTACGCCTACTATATAGGTTTTACACTAATAGGCCTATTGACGCTATATCGGTGGAATAGAAAAGCCACGGACAGTATCATCAAAAAGAAATCAAGCATAATTCTCTTATCTTTAGTCTCGGCTCTTCTTCTTGGAACAATTACTGATGTCGTCTTAAGCAGCCAGTTTCATGAATTACCTCAGATGGCGCCTGTCATTATGCTGATACCTCTTCTTACTATATATCACGAGCTTCAAAGGAACAGATTTAACATAACAGAAGTTATAGACCATAGAATGAGTTACATAAGTTTATTCATAAGCATTCTTGCATATATAGTTCTTTCCGCCTTGCAAATATTTTTATTAGATAAAAATATTGTAATAGATTCAAAATTTATTAATGCAACGGCAATCAGAGGGCTTGCTGTTCAAATTCAGTTGTTAATATCAATATATCTTGTATTGAAAGAAAACAAATTAGGGTATATCACATCTGTATCAATGAACTCCATCAACCTTATTATTGCAGTTGCAATTATGATTAAATACAATTCAGGCATATCGTTGCCGGGCATCATTTCCAATGTGGGCGTTCTTGTGGTCATAACGCTTCTGAAAAATTACAAAGACAAAATTGCTACCTATATTAAAAAGATTAATACGCAAGTAGTCAAAGAAAAATTCTATTCCAGGATATTTAATCAAGCCCCTGTTGGGATTGCTATAATGAACGGAAAATATCATATGAAAAATGAAGAATTTGAAGATATAAGTATTAACCCGATGTATACAAAAATTCTTGGTCGTACAAAAGAAGAACTGCAAAACGTTACGTGGAGGGATATAACCCATCCGGATGATCTGGATGCTGATTTAGCATACTACAAACAATTAAAGACAGATGAAATCGCACAACACCCCAGAGAAAAACGCTATATTAAACCGGATGGCTCTATTATTTGGGCTAGTATGTCGCTGTCTCAGTTTGCCAGTTTAGGAGAAAATGTAGATAGTCATATCTGCATTATTTCAGATATAACCGAGCGTAAAAGAATTGAAAATAATCTGAAATACAACAATGAGCACGATTTGCTGACGGGACTGTATAATCGCGTTGTGTTGGAAAAAACCTTGAATGAAGATGCCATTATTTCCTCGCCAAATAAGCGGGCATTGGTATGCCTCAATCTGTCTAATATGCACACTTTAAACTTTCGATACGGATTTCGGTATAGCCAAACGATTCTGAAACGAATTACTGATTCTTTAAGGGCCTTCTGCAACGAAAATTACATCCTATTCACTCCATCCGAGTACAGTTTCATTTTTTATGTGAAAGATTATGGAGTGAAAAAAGAACTGGATAATTTTTGTGAAAAAGTATCTGAAATATTAAGGTCATATCTTTATGCCCATGGCATAGGCACTGGTATAGGGATACTGCGAATAGACCAATCAAATGTGCCCGACACGGATACGTTATTGAAAAAACTTATGAATACTAGCGAGATTGCAGCAAAAAATAGTAATAGCACCAATATTATATTCTACAGCCCGGAATTAGATGCCCAGATTGTTCGAGAGAACGATATCGGACAAGAAATAACAGAAATTGTAAGTGGTACAAAGACTGATAGATTGTATTTACAATTTCAGCCAATTTTTGATATTGCTTCCAACCGAGTTACTGAGTTCGAAGCGTTAGCCAGACTTAATAGCGAAAAATATGGCTTAGTTCCTCCCCTTGAGTTTATTTTAATAGCTGAAAAAATGAACTTAATCGTTCCTTTAGGAGAAAAAATTACTCTTTTGGCCCTTCACTTTTTAGACAAACTGAAAGAAAATGGCCACAATACAATCTCCGTTACGATTAATATTTCGATGATTCAGATATTGGATAATGATTTTGCCGATAGGTTGTTGCAGATGGTAAAGGGGATGCATCTGAATCCAGAAAGAATTGGCATTGAACTTACAGAATCAATATTTGCTACAAACAGAGCAGAAATTAACTCAGTGATTAATTTGCTGAGAGCTGCTGGGTTGAAAATACTAATGGATGATTTCGGAACAGGTTACTCCTCGTTTTCCCGTGCAAGGGAACTGAACATTGATTATCTAAAGGTCGATAAAAGCTTTATTGATAAATTGCTGGTTCTGAAGCCAGAAGAGGCGATTACTGGAGATATAATATCCATGGCACACAAACTGAATGATATTGTTATCGCGGAGGGTGTTGAATATGAGAAGCAATTTAGTTATTTACGAGACCACGGCTGTGATAAGATTCAGGGATATTTGATTAGTAAACCACTTGATCAAGATGTGGCCCTAGATTTTTTGGAAAAAGATTGGAGTGTCTTCGAGGTACATTGA
- a CDS encoding amino acid permease: MTLHKKRNRTLRLGELIAIAVGGMVGGGIFSVLGISVAMIGVWTPLAIFVGGIIALFAAYSYVQLGVYYKDEGASFSFFKKTYTNSHFASSVIGWLVIFGYISTLALYAYTFSSYAISGSTYASNIWIRKMIAIGIIAIFTCVNVWSVKGMGKIEDLIVYTKLVVLLIISVVLIQSGAPNYSEFIHNLSIDAGKAGILGLLTVSSLTFVAYEGFQLVNNAVNEMKNPDKNIGRAIYYSLAVVTAIYLIISFGSVLAIPAKDIIQNKEYALAAGAGKVLGSLGSGLVIFGALLATSSAISGTLFGASHQMVVVAENGYMPSVLANKRKNIPVNGIVTMAATSSLLILIGGLELLLEFGSITFLFVSLLMAIANFKIRKQTKSSPLITMIAIILLSVSGLLVFYYEATNALNQVIFIIAMYIVIMGIAFLYARKRDHRRKSTDH; the protein is encoded by the coding sequence ATGACTCTTCATAAAAAACGAAACAGAACCCTGAGATTAGGTGAATTGATTGCAATCGCAGTGGGTGGTATGGTTGGTGGTGGGATTTTTTCTGTGCTAGGGATATCCGTTGCTATGATTGGAGTTTGGACTCCTCTGGCTATTTTTGTAGGAGGAATAATTGCGCTGTTTGCTGCCTACTCATATGTGCAGCTAGGTGTTTACTATAAGGATGAAGGAGCATCTTTTTCTTTCTTCAAAAAGACGTATACGAACTCACATTTTGCCTCATCCGTCATTGGGTGGCTGGTAATTTTTGGATACATTAGCACCCTTGCGCTTTATGCATATACTTTTTCGTCATACGCAATTAGTGGATCCACATATGCGAGTAATATATGGATACGCAAGATGATTGCGATTGGTATAATTGCCATATTTACTTGTGTTAACGTATGGAGTGTAAAAGGAATGGGAAAGATCGAAGACCTTATTGTCTACACAAAATTAGTAGTCTTGCTAATAATTTCTGTGGTCCTAATACAATCTGGAGCACCTAATTATTCCGAATTTATTCATAACCTATCGATAGATGCAGGCAAGGCAGGCATTTTGGGTCTACTGACTGTTTCTTCTCTTACTTTTGTTGCTTACGAAGGATTTCAACTAGTAAATAATGCCGTGAATGAAATGAAAAACCCAGATAAAAATATTGGTCGTGCGATTTACTATTCTCTTGCAGTGGTGACGGCAATTTACTTGATTATTTCGTTTGGCTCTGTTCTAGCAATACCCGCTAAGGACATTATTCAAAACAAGGAATATGCTTTGGCAGCCGGAGCGGGGAAGGTGCTTGGTAGCCTTGGCTCTGGACTCGTAATATTCGGAGCTTTGCTAGCAACAAGTAGCGCAATAAGTGGTACACTATTTGGCGCTTCACACCAGATGGTGGTTGTTGCAGAAAATGGATATATGCCTAGTGTGCTTGCTAATAAAAGGAAAAATATTCCTGTAAACGGAATTGTAACCATGGCAGCAACTTCGAGCCTATTAATTCTTATTGGGGGTCTAGAATTACTACTAGAATTTGGAAGCATAACGTTCCTTTTCGTTTCATTGCTGATGGCAATTGCCAATTTCAAGATACGAAAGCAAACCAAGTCTTCTCCCCTGATTACGATGATAGCAATTATATTGCTTTCAGTTAGTGGGCTATTGGTATTTTACTATGAAGCTACAAATGCTTTGAATCAAGTGATTTTTATCATTGCTATGTATATCGTTATAATGGGTATTGCATTCCTATATGCAAGAAAAAGAGACCATCGTCGTAAGAGTACGGACCATTGA
- a CDS encoding VanZ family protein, whose product MKKSIIAWIFWIYIVLLFLLVVVKYDGSMASIIDRMDSYKLSRMNGLWNLNLVPLRTITGQLKYIRQGWALKNILGNMILFVPFGIILPAAYEGCRQFWKTLSIGLASIVAIEIFQFITLLGSFDVDDIILNTIGLIIGYLMFFIYHKWTSQLQL is encoded by the coding sequence ATGAAGAAATCAATAATTGCATGGATATTCTGGATATATATTGTACTTCTGTTCCTACTTGTAGTAGTGAAATACGATGGGTCTATGGCAAGTATTATTGATAGGATGGACTCATATAAATTAAGCCGCATGAATGGATTGTGGAATCTAAACTTAGTTCCACTAAGAACCATTACGGGACAACTTAAATACATTAGACAAGGGTGGGCCCTAAAGAATATTCTAGGAAACATGATTTTATTTGTTCCATTTGGAATCATATTACCTGCTGCCTATGAAGGATGTAGACAATTCTGGAAAACACTCTCAATCGGCCTTGCTAGCATTGTTGCAATAGAAATATTCCAATTCATAACCCTACTAGGGTCATTTGATGTCGATGATATCATTTTGAATACGATTGGACTAATAATCGGATATTTGATGTTTTTCATATATCACAAATGGACTTCTCAGTTACAATTATGA
- a CDS encoding copper amine oxidase N-terminal domain-containing protein, protein MKAPKKSLGFVLALSLSIAVAAVSSPITAFAETSSTEDATTPSLASSQLKGDAIVKAPLENDQLLVTVNDMDIMLNVSEETLAIDSQTGLPASLKELKVGDPIFAYYSPAMTRSIPPQSHAIAIVTQVEEDKSHAEFFTVREIISRNDGEVRALNTAGDLIVTFSEENPLTPYKTKQYVTLDDIHVGTQLFVWYDIVALSYPGQTVATSSVLVGQAEGLGVRAVYTPMSGVEDAVTVTIMDKAIQVDGTSLMDQNGLLMVPLCLVAEDLGFKTDWKGEDQSILLDDGTVKTTLYIGSDSYFKASSQAIGLTQNFSIGVAPILIDGRTYVPAALFNLLYSDNEAVKVQVK, encoded by the coding sequence ATGAAAGCACCAAAAAAGAGCTTGGGATTCGTACTGGCCCTCAGTTTAAGCATCGCCGTAGCAGCTGTTTCCAGCCCAATAACTGCATTTGCGGAAACGTCTAGTACTGAAGATGCCACCACCCCATCCCTTGCATCCAGCCAACTAAAGGGGGATGCCATTGTTAAAGCGCCTTTAGAAAATGACCAACTACTTGTCACTGTTAATGACATGGATATTATGCTAAATGTTTCGGAAGAAACTCTGGCAATCGACTCCCAGACTGGGCTTCCAGCTTCTTTGAAAGAATTAAAAGTTGGTGATCCTATCTTTGCTTATTACAGCCCAGCAATGACTAGAAGTATACCACCCCAGTCTCATGCAATTGCAATCGTCACCCAGGTGGAAGAGGATAAAAGCCATGCTGAATTCTTCACTGTTAGGGAAATCATTTCAAGAAATGATGGAGAAGTCCGAGCACTCAACACAGCAGGTGATTTGATTGTCACTTTTTCAGAGGAGAACCCACTAACTCCATATAAAACAAAACAATATGTGACCCTGGATGATATTCATGTAGGAACACAACTCTTTGTTTGGTATGACATCGTGGCTTTGAGCTATCCGGGACAAACAGTTGCAACAAGCTCTGTACTAGTAGGTCAAGCAGAGGGACTGGGCGTAAGAGCCGTCTATACCCCTATGTCGGGTGTGGAGGATGCTGTGACAGTTACGATTATGGATAAGGCCATACAAGTAGATGGTACATCGCTAATGGACCAGAATGGTCTTCTCATGGTTCCCTTGTGTTTGGTCGCAGAAGATCTTGGTTTTAAAACTGATTGGAAAGGCGAAGACCAAAGCATCCTGCTCGATGATGGCACGGTTAAGACAACGCTTTACATCGGCTCTGACAGTTATTTTAAAGCTAGCAGTCAAGCTATTGGGCTCACACAGAATTTTAGTATTGGTGTAGCACCAATACTGATTGACGGTAGAACCTATGTACCCGCGGCGCTCTTTAATCTCCTTTATAGTGATAATGAAGCGGTTAAAGTTCAAGTAAAATAA